One window from the genome of Crassostrea angulata isolate pt1a10 chromosome 2, ASM2561291v2, whole genome shotgun sequence encodes:
- the LOC128173119 gene encoding histone H4, giving the protein MSGRGKGGKGLGKGGAKRHRKVLRDNIQGITKPAIRRLARRGGVKRISGLIYEETRGVLKVFLENVIRDAVTYTEHAKRKTVTAMDVVYALKRQGRTLYGFGG; this is encoded by the coding sequence ATGTCTGGACGTGGTAAAGGAGGAAAAGGACTTGGAAAGGGGGGCGCCAAGCGTCACAGGAAAGTCTTGAGAGATAACATCCAGGGTATCACCAAGCCCGCCATCCGTCGTCTTGCACGCAGAGGTGGAGTCAAACGTATCTCCGGACTCATCTACGAGGAGACCCGTGGTGTCCTGAAGGTGTTCCTTGAGAACGTCATCCGTGACGCAGTCACATACACAGAGCACGCCAAGAGGAAGACCGTCACAGCCATGGACGTTGTCTACGCTCTGAAGAGACAGGGACGTACCCTCTACGGATTCGGTGGTTAG
- the LOC128173979 gene encoding histone H2B, which yields MPPKVGSKGAKKAATKAKAQRTGDKKKRRRRRESYAIYIYKVLKQVHPDTGVSSKAMSIMNSFVNDIFERIAAEASRLAHYNKRSTITSREIQTAVRLLLPGELAKHAVSEGTKAVTKYTSSK from the coding sequence ATGCCACCCAAAGTCGGATCTAAAGGAGCTAAGAAAGCCGCCACCAAGGCCAAGGCCCAGAGAACTGGGGACAAGAAAAAGCGCAGGAGGAGGAGGGAATCCTACGCTATCTACATCTACAAAGTCCTGAAGCAGGTGCACCCTGACACTGGAGTTTCCAGCAAGGCCATGAGCATCATGAATTCTTTCGTCAATGACATCTTCGAGAGAATCGCCGCCGAGGCTTCCCGCCTGGCCCACTACAACAAACGCTCAACCATCACCAGCAGAGAAATCCAGACTGCAGTCCGTCTTCTCCTGCCCGGTGAATTGGCCAAGCACGCTGTCTCTGAAGGCACCAAGGCTGTCACCAAGTACACCAGCAGCAAGTAA
- the LOC128173121 gene encoding histone H3-like has product MADTATTTPAKKKVTKPKVPAAHPKYVDMIRAALESLKERGGSSRQAILKYIMANYKVGNDVNSINAHLKMALKNGVKKGALKQAKGTGASGSFKLGDKPKTEKKPKAKKVAKPKAAKPKKAAAAKPKKVAGEKKTAEKKKKSPKKAAGPKKAARKSAPATGGVKKPHRYRPGTVALREIRRYQKSTELLIRKLPFQRLVREIAQDFKTDLRFQSSAVMALQEASEAYLVGLFEDTNLCAIHAKRVTIMPKDIQLARRIRGERA; this is encoded by the exons ATGGCAGATACAGCAACCACAACCCCAGCCAAGAAGAAGGTTACAAAGCCTAAGGTGCCAGCAGCGCACCCCAAGTACGTTGACATGATCAGGGCCGCCCTGGAATCTTTGAAAGAGCGTGGCGGATCTTCCAGACAAGCCATTCTAAAGTACATAATGGCCAACTACAAAGTCGGCAACGACGTCAACTCCATCAACGCCCACTTGAAAATGGCTTTGAAGAACGGAGTGAAGAAAGGTGCTCTGAAACAAGCCAAGGGCACAGGCGCCAGTGGCTCCTTCAAGCTTGGTGACAAGCCCAAGACTGAGAAGAAGCCAAAGGCCAAGAAAGTTGCCAAGCCTAAGGCAGCAAAACCCAAGAAGGCCGCAGCAGCAAAACCAAAGAAGGTAGCCGGAGAGAAAAAGACTgcagagaagaagaagaagtccCCCAAGAAAGCAGCCGGACCGAAAAAG GCCGCCCGTAAGAGCGCCCCAGCCACTGGTGGAGTCAAGAAACCCCACAGATACAGGCCCGGAACCGTCGCTCTCCGTGAGATCAGGAGATACCAGAAAAGCACAGAGTTGCTCATCAGGAAATTGCCCTTCCAGCGTCTGGTCCGTGAGATTGCTCAGGACTTCAAGACTGATCTGCGTTTCCAGAGCTCCGCCGTCATGGCTCTCCAGGAAGCCAGCGAAGCTTACCTTGTTGGACTCTTTGAGGACACCAACTTGTGCGCTATCCACGCCAAGAGAGTCACCATCATGCCCAAAGACATCCAGCTTGCCAGACGTATCCGTGGCGAGAGAGCTTAA
- the LOC128173117 gene encoding histone H3: MARTKQTARKSTGGKAPRKQLATKAARKSAPATGGVKKPHRYRPGTVALREIRRYQKSTELLIRKLPFQRLVREIAQDFKTDLRFQSSAVMALQEASEAYLVGLFEDTNLCAIHAKRVTIMPKDIQLARRIRGERA, encoded by the coding sequence ATGGCTCGTACAAAGCAGACTGCAAGAAAATCTACCGGAGGAAAGGCTCCACGTAAACAACTGGCTACCAAGGCCGCCCGTAAGAGCGCCCCAGCCACTGGTGGAGTCAAGAAACCCCACAGATACAGGCCCGGAACCGTCGCTCTCCGTGAGATCAGGAGATACCAGAAAAGCACAGAGTTGCTCATCAGGAAATTGCCCTTCCAGCGTCTGGTCCGTGAGATTGCTCAGGACTTCAAGACTGATCTGCGTTTCCAGAGCTCCGCCGTCATGGCTCTCCAGGAAGCCAGCGAAGCTTACCTTGTTGGACTCTTTGAGGACACCAACTTGTGCGCTATCCACGCCAAGAGAGTCACCATCATGCCCAAAGACATCCAGCTTGCCAGACGTATCCGTGGCGAGAGAGCTTAA
- the LOC128173118 gene encoding histone H2A-like yields MSGRGKGGKVKGKAKSRSSRAGLQFPVGRIHRLLRKGNYAERVGAGAPVYLAAVLEYLAAEVLELAGNAARDNKKTRIIPRHLQLAIRNDEELNKLLSGVTIAQGGVLPNIQAVLLPKKTQKPAAK; encoded by the coding sequence ATGTCTGGACGTGGTAAAGGAGGTAAAGTGAAGGGAAAGGCAAAGAGCCGATCATCCCGTGCCGGACTTCAGTTCCCCGTGGGTCGTATCCACCGTCTGCTGAGGAAGGGCAACTACGCCGAGAGAGTCGGAGCCGGTGCCCCTGTGTACCTGGCCGCCGTTCTTGAGTACTTGGCCGCTGAAGTGTTGGAGTTGGCAGGCAACGCAGCCCGTGACAACAAAAAGACCAGAATCATCCCCCGTCACCTGCAGCTGGCCATCCGCAACGACGAGGAGTTGAACAAACTTCTGTCCGGCGTGACCATCGCCCAGGGTGGTGTTCTGCCCAACATCCAGGCCGTGCTCCTCCCCAAGAAGACCCAGAAGCCCGCCGCCAAGTAA